Proteins encoded in a region of the Populus alba chromosome 13, ASM523922v2, whole genome shotgun sequence genome:
- the LOC118042444 gene encoding TATA-binding protein-associated factor BTAF1 isoform X1 — protein MAQQQSSRLNRLLTLLDTGSTQATRLTAAKQIGDIAKSHPQDLHSLLKKVSQNLHSKNWDTRVAAAHAIGAIAQNVKHTSLTELFASVETKMSEIGVSGHVEDLVACPNFHSQIISNGLFRSFDMNKVLEFGALLASGGQEYDIANDNSKNPRERLARQKQNLRRRLGLDVCEQFMDVNDVIKDEDLVVHRPESQRNGLDHRFYKHPSVHNIQQLVASMVPSVISKRPSARELNLLKRKAKINSKDQVKSWSEDGDTEVACPQSTTPKGSNTDSFSFKKADADEEDNLEHDGGGRWPFHGFVEQLIVDMFDPVWEVRHGSVMALREIVTHHGGSAGLVVPDLSLDGALDDLREREYSNAIKREREIDLNLQVLTDELEPNPKRHKSEDVSSQTMDMMVSTSNLGSSDICVKLEHSGWNLPVGQVNSQVDIVSCVKMDPESYPNDASYSAERAVGMVESKGYPEHQGSFMKSNLQNSSPENCELMNLVKLARHSSIKNNEFLQDCAIRFLCILSLDRFGDYVSDQVVAPVRETCAQALGAAFKYMHHSLVYETLNILLQMQRRPEWEIRHGSLLGIKYLVAVRQEMLPDLLGCILPACKAGLEDPDDDVRAVAADALIPTSAAIVSMKGRTLHSIVMLLWDILLDLDDLSPSTSSVMNLLAEIYSQEEMIPKKTSKEKQELDLNEVVHVDDVGEGRDLQENPYMLSTLAPRLWPFMRHSITSVRHSAIRTLERLLEAGYKRNISEPSSTSFWPSFILGDTLRIVFQNLLLESNDEILRCSERVWRLLVQCPAEDLEAAASSYMASWIELTTTPYGSPLDSTKMFWPVAPPRKSHFKAAAKMRAVRLENESCSSIGLDFEKETIPQQGNGDASASTVKIVVGADAEISVTNTRVITASALGMFASKLRGDSMQHIIDPLWNALTSLSGVQRQVASMVLISLFKEIKRKESSEIHGVMPAFPNHVEKLLFDLLSCSDPALPTKDSVLPYSELSRTYTKMRNEASQLLHVTESSGMFKNSLSTIKIDVEKLSPDEAINFASKLPLSCNDNAGDESTGHNIVDDIDSSKQRLLTTSGYLKCVQSNLHVTVSALVAAAVVWMSELPARLNPIILPLMASIKREQEEILQQKAAEALAELISRCIARKPGPNDKLIKNICSLTCMDPCETPQAGVIGSTEVVDDQDLLSFGISTGKQKSKVHMLAGGEDRSRVEGFISRRGSEHALKHLCEKFGAYLFDKLPKLWDCLVEVLKPGSPADEQQFEKTIASIKDPQILINNIQVVRSIAPLLDEALKPKLLTLLPCIFKCVRHSHVAVRLAASRCITSMAKSMTTNVMAAVIEDAIPMLGDVMSVHARQGAGMLISSLVQGLGVELVPYARLLVVPLLRCMSDCDHSVRQSVTRSFAALVPLLPLARGLAPPSGLNEGLARNAEDAQFLEQLLDNSHIDDYKLCTELKVTLRRYQQEGINWLAFLKRFKLHGILCDDMGLGKTLQASAIVASDVAEFRALNNCEDVQPSLIVCPSTLVGHWAFEIEKYIDASLISTLQYSGSAQDRICLREQFHKHNVIITSYDVVRKDIDYLGQSLWNYCILDEGHIIKNAKSKITAAVKQLKAQHRLILSGTPIQNNIMDLWSLFDFLMPGFLGTDRQFQATYGKPLLAARDPKCSAKDAEAGVLAMEALHKQVMPFLLRRTKDEVLSDLPEKIIQDRYCDLSPVQLKLYEQFSGSLVRQEISSMVKLDDSAQPEGNSASPKASTHVFQALQYLLKLCSHPLLVAGEKMPESLVCQLHELLPPNCDILSELHKLHHSPKLVALQEILEECGIGVDASSSDNAVSVGQHRVLIFAQHKALLDIIERDLFHSQMKNVTYLRLDGSVEPEKRFDIVKAFNSDPTIDALLLTTHVGGLGLNLTSADTLVFMEHDWNPMRDLQAMDRAHRLGQKKVVNVHRLIMRGTLEEKVMSLQKFKVSVANAVINAENASLKTMNTDQLLDLFASAETRAKGATASKRTDGNFDGDPKLMGTGKGLKAILGGLEELWDQSQYTEEYNLSQFLAKLNS, from the exons ATGGCTCAGCAACAATCTTCACGTCTCAATCGGCTACTCACTTTATTAGACa ctgGTTCGACACAAGCTACAAGATTGACTGCTGCGAAACAGATTGGGGATATTGCGAAATCGCATCCTCAAGACTTGCATTCTCTCCTGAAGAAG GTTTCTCAGAATCTCCATAGTAAAAACTGGGATACAAGAGTTGCAGCTGCTCATGCGATTGGGGCTATTGCTCAGAATGTCAAGCACACTTCTTTGACTGAATTATTTGCTTCTGTCGAAACAAAGATGTCTGAGATTGGGGTTTCAGGTCATGTTGAAGATTTGGTGGCATGCCCTAATTTTCATTCTCAAATAATATCAAACGGTTTATTTAGAAG CTTTGACATGAACAAAGTGTTGGAGTTCGGTGCTTTGTTGGCATCTGGAGGTCAG GAATATGACATTGCAAATGACAATTCTAAGAATCCACGGGAGCGATTGGCTCGCCAGAAACAAAACCTGCGACGTCGGTTGG GTTTAGATGTTTGTGAGCAGTTTATGGATGTCAACGATGTGATTAAAGATGAAGACCTTGTTGTCCACAGACCAGAGTCTCAAAGAAACGGTTTAGATCATAGATTTTACAAACACCCGTCTGTGCATAACATCCAGCAACTTGTTGCAAGTATGGTTCCGAGTGTAATTTCCAAAAGACCAAGTGCAAGGGAGCTGAATCTCCTAAAGcgaaaagcaaaaataaattccaaagaCCAAGTGAAAAGTTGGTCAGAGGATGGGGATACAGAGGTTGCTTGTCCTCAGAGTACAACTCCAAAGGGCTCAAATACAGACTCCTTTAGCTTTAAAAAG GCAGATGCTGATGAAGAAGACAACTTGGAGCATGATGGAGGTGGGAGGTGGCCTTTCCATGGTTTTGTTGAACAACTTATTGTTGATATGTTTGACCCTg TTTGGGAGGTTCGCCATGGCAGTGTCATGGCTTTGAGAGAAATCGTAACTCATCATGGTGGTTCTGCTGGATTGGTTGTGCCTGACTTGAGCTTGGATGGTGCTCTTGATGATCTCAGAGAGAGAGAATATTCAAATGccattaaaagagagagagaaattgatttgaatttgcAAGTTTTAACAGATGAGCTTGAGCCAAATCCAAAAAGACATAAATCTGAAGATGTGTCATCCCAGACAATGGATATGATGGTCTCTACTAGCAATCTCGGTAGTAGTGACATTTGTGTAAAACTTGAGCATAGTGGATGGAATTTGCCTGTTGGGCAGGTTAATAGCCAAGTTGATATCGTTAGTTGTGTTAAGATGGATCCCGAATCTTACCCTAATGATGCATCTTATTCTGCTGAAAGAGCTGTTGGCATGGTAGAGTCAAAGGGTTACCCTGAACACCAGGGTTCTTTTATGAAGTCAAATTTGCAGAACAGTTCTCCTGAAAATTGCGAGCTGATGAATTTGGTTAAATTGGCCAGACAttcttctataaaaaataatgaatttcttCAAGATTGTGCAATTCGTTTCTTATGCATATTATCACTAGATCG TTTTGGAGACTATGTATCTGACCAGGTGGTTGCTCCAGTACGTGAAACTTGCGCCCAAGCATTAGGTGCTGCATTTAAGTATATGCATCACTCTTTAGTTTATGAAACATTGAATATTCTGCTTCAAATGCAG CGTAGGCCAGAATGGGAAATTCGTCATGGAAGCCTTTTGGGCATCAAGTATTTGGTTGCTGTTCGACAG GAGATGCTGCCTGATTTGCTTGGCTGCATTCTACCTGCTTGTAAAGCTGGACTGGAGGACCCTGATGATGATGTCAGGGCAGTTGCTGCAGATGCTCTAATACCTACTTCTGCTGCAATTGTTTCCATGAAGGGTCGGACATTGCATTCCATTGTTATGCTACTTTGGGATATCTTGCTTGATTTGGATGATCTAAGTCCTTCCACTAGCAG TGTGATGAATCTGCTGGCAGAAATATATTCCCAGGAAGAGATGATTCCCAAGAAAACATCAAAAGAGAAACAAGAGTTGGATTTAAATGAAGTGGTACATGTTGATGATGTTGGAGAAGGAAGAGACTTGCAAGAAAATCCATACATGTTATCAACATTGGCACCACGATTATGGCCATTCATGAGGCATAGTATCACATCAGTCCGACATTCAGCGATTCGAACTTTG GAGCGATTGCTTGAAGCTGGTTATAAGAGGAACATTTCTGAGCCATCAAGTACATCATTTTGGCCCTCTTTTATCTTGGGAGATACCCTGCGTATTGTTTTTCAGAATCTGCTGTTggaatcaaatgatgaaattttgcGTTGTTCAGAGAGGGTTTGGAGGCTCCTTGTCCAG TGCCCAGCAGAGGACTTGGAAGCTGCTGCAAGTTCATACATGGCTTCTTGGATAGAACTTACAACTACTCCATATGGCTCACCATTAGATTCTACAAAGATGTTTTGGCCTGTGGCTCCACCTCGAAAGTCTCATTTTAAAGCAGCTGCTAAAATGAGAGCTGTAAGGCTTGAAAATGAGTCTTGCAGCAGCATTGGCTTAGATTTTGAGAAAGAAACTATTCCTCAGCAAGGAAATGGGGATGCTTCTGCTAGCACAGTCAAGATAGTTGTAGGTGCTGATGCTGAAATCTCAGTAACTAATACTCGAGTGATTACGGCTTCAGCTTTGGGAATGTTCGCTTCTAAGTTGCGTGGGGATTCTATGCAACATATAATAGATCCATTGTGGAATGCTCTCACCTCTTTATCAGGGGTTCAGCGGCAG GTAGCATCAATGGTTCTTATATCGTTGTTCAAAGAGATTAAAAGGAAGGAATCCTCTGAAATCCATGGGGTTATGCCTGCTTTTCCCAATCATGTTGAGAAGTTGCTGTTcgatttgttatcttgttctgACCCTGCACTTCCAACAAAAGATTCAGTTCTTCCATATTCTGAGCTCTCAAGGACTTATACAAAGATGCGCAATGAGGCCAGCCAGTTATTACATGTCACCGAGTCATCTGGCATGTTCAAGAATTCACTGTCAACTATTAAAATAGATGTGGAAAAATTGAGTCCTGATGAGGCAATCAATTTTGCATCAAAATTACCATTATCATGCAATGACAATGCTGGTGATGAATCTACTGGACACAACATTGTTGATGATATTGATTCATCAAAACAGCGACTTCTGACAACTTCGGGCTATTTAAAATGTGTTCAG AGTAATTTGCATGTTACTGTCTCCGCATTAGTTGCTGCTGCAGTTGTCTGGATGTCAGAGCTTCCTGCACGGCTGAATCCGATCATTTTGCCCCTGATGGCCTCAATCAAAAGAGAGCAG GAGGAGATATTGCAACAAAAGGCTGCTGAAGCTCTTGCAGAGCTAATTTCACGTTGTATTGCACGTAAGCCTGGCCCAAATGATAAGTTGATTAAGAATATTTGTAGTTTGACGTGCATGGATCCTTGTGAGACACCCCAGGCTGGAGTCATTGGGTCCACAGAGGTTGTTGATGATCAAGATCTCCTCTCCTTTGGGATTAGTACAGGGAAACAAAAGTCAAAGGTTCATATGCTAGCTGGTGGTGAAGACCGGTCAAGAGTTGAGGGCTTTATTAGCAGACGAGGTTCTGAACATGCATTGAAACATTTATGTGAGAAGTTTGGggcttatttatttgataagcTACCAAAACTATGGGATTGCCTTGTCGAAGTTCTCAAGCCTGGAAGTCCTGCAGATGaacaacaatttgaaaaaactatCGCATCCATTAAGGATCCTCAAATCCTTATAAATAATATCCAG GTGGTGCGATCTATTGCTCCATTACTGGATGAGGCATTGAAACCTAAATTGCTCACACTTCTCCCTTGCATTTTCAAATGTGTGCGCCATTCTCATGTTGCAGTTAGATTAGCTGCCTCAAGGTGTATTACCTCAATGGCCAAATCTATGACAACAAATGTCATGGCAGCTGTAATTGAGGATGCCATTCCTATGCTAGGGGATGTAATGTCTGTCCATGCCAGACAAGGTGCTGGCATGCTTATTAGTTCACTTGTTCAGGGACTGGGAGTGGAGCTGGTCCCCTATGCTAGGCTACTGGTTGTTCCTCTTCTACGTTGCATGAGTGATTGTGATCATTCCGTCAGACAGAGTGTGACACGTAGTTTTGCTGCTCTTGTTCCTCTCCTTCCTTTAGCTCGAGGCCTAGCCCCTCCTAGTGGACTGAATGAAGGGTTAGCAAGAAATGCAGAGGATGCACAATTTTTGGAGCAACTACTTGACAATTCCCATATTGATGATTACAAGCTCTGCACTGAATTAAAAGTGACATTGAGGAG GTATCAACAAGAAGGTATAAATTGGCTGGCCTTCTTAAAACGATTCAAGCTTCATGGAATTCTATGTGATGATATGGGGCTTGGTAAGACCCTGCAAGCATCAGCAATTGTGGCATCTGATGTAGCAGAGTTTCGTGCTTTGAATAACTGTGAGGATGTTCAACCATCTTTAATTGTTTGCCCATCGACGCTTGTGGGACACTGGGCCTTTGAGATAGAGAAGTACATTGATGCTTCTTTAATTAGTACTCTACAATATAGTGGTTCTGCTCAAGATCGCATCTGTCTTCGAGAACAATTTCATAAGCACAATGTCATCATAACATCATATGATGTGGTTCGCAAAGATATTGATTACCTTGGACAGTCCCTGTGGAATTACTGTATTTTAGATGAAGGACATATAATCAAGAATGCAAAATCCAAAATTACAGCTGCCGTGAAGCAGTTGAAAGCCCAGCATCGCCTAATACTTAGTGGAACACCAATTCAG AACAACATCATGGATTTATGGTCCCTCTTTGACTTTTTAATGCCAGGGTTCCTTGGAACTGACAGACAA TTTCAAGCCACTTATGGGAAACCTTTGCTGGCTGCTAGAGATCCTAAATGCTCTGCCAAGGATGCTGAAGCTGGGGTACTTGCTATGGAAGCATTGCACAAGCAG GTCATGCCTTTTCTCTTACGAAGAACAAAAGATGAAGTATTATCTGACTTGCCAGAGAAAATTATTCAAGACAGATATTGTGACCTGAGCCCTGTCCAGTTAAAACTTTACGAACAGTTCTCCGGTTCCCTTGTTAGACAGGAGATTTCAAGCATGGTAAAGCTGGATGATTCAGCACAACCAGAAGGAAATAGTGCTTCGCCAAAAGCTTCCACACACGTTTTTCAG gcacttcaatacttgttaaaaCTTTGTAGTCATCCATTGCTTGTTGCTGGTGAAAAAATGCCCGAATCACTTGTATGCCAGTTACATGAACTCTTACCTCCAAATTGTGACATACTTTCGGAACTTCATAAGCTTCACCACTCTCCAAAACTAGTTGCTCTCCAGGAGATTCTGGAAGAGTGTGGAATAGGTGTGGATGCTTCAAGTTCTGATAATGCTGTGAGTGTTGGGCAGCACAGAGTTTTGATATTTGCGCAGCACAAA GCCCTTCTTGACATTATTGAAAGGGACTTGTTTCATTCCCAAATGAAGAA TGTCACATACTTGCGGCTGGATGGATCTGTTGAGCCAGAAAAAAGATTTGATATTGTAAAAGCTTTTAATTCAGATCCTACTATTGATGCCTTGTTGCTTACGACTCATG TTGGTGGGCTTGGTTTGAATCTTACATCTGCTGACACCCTTGTCTTTATGGAGCATGATTGGAATCCAATGCGAGATCTTCAG GCAATGGACAGGGCACACAGATTGGGGCAAAAGAAAGTTGTGAATGTCCATCGCCTGATAATGCGTGGCACTCTGGAAGAGAAAGTTATGAGTCTCCAAAAGTTCAAAGTGTCGGTTGCCAATGCTGTTATTAATGCAGAGAATGCCAGTCTGAAAACGATGAACACAGATCAATTGCTCGATTTGTTTGCGTCAGCTGAAACCAGAGCAAAG GGAGCTACTGCTTCAAAGCGCACAGACGGCAACTTTGATGGAGATCCAAAGTTAATGGGCACTGGGAAGGGGTTAAAAGCCATCCTTGGCGGACTGGAGGAGCTCTGGGATCAATCGCAGTACACTGAAGAGTACAATCTGTCCCAGTTCTTGGCCAAGCTTAACAGCTGA